In Magnetovibrio sp. PR-2, the genomic window GGCGCCGCCCTTGGCAAGCTGGGCGGTGCGTGCAAAAATTGCCACGAAAACTTCCGCGAGAAGAAACAATAGGATTGCCCGTGAAAAATCGTGTTGGCGCAGCGCTGATCGTATTTGCTCTCGGCGCGACGCCCATGGTGACGTCTGCCCAAGCCCCCGGCGTAAGTGGAGAATACATCTTTAACCTCGCCGGGTGTGAAGGGTGTCATACGGACAAAAAAAACAACGGCCCCCGCTTGGCGGGTGGCCGGGCGTTTGAAACCGATTTCGGCACCTTTTACAGCCCCAACATCACCCCGGACGTGGCCACCGGGGTTGGGGTGTGGACCTTTGCGGATTTTGAACACGCCATGCGCCATGGCCGCGCACCGGATGGGTCGCACTATTTTCCAGCCTTTCCCTATACGTCATATACCAACATGACCCAGCAAGACCTGGAAGCACTGTGGGGATATCTCAAAGCGCAGCCGAGTGTCAGCCGCAAAAACAAAGACCACGACCTCACCCCCCCGTTCGGTTGGCGCTGGACCGTGCGGTTTTGGAACTGGCTGTATCTGGACAAAGCCCCCAAGCCCCATTGGAGCCGAGGGCGTTACGTGGCTGAAGCCTTGTCCCACTGCCACGAATGCCACACACCGCGCGGACCTCTGGGCGCGCGCGACGACGACATGGCCTACGCCGGA contains:
- a CDS encoding c-type cytochrome is translated as MKNRVGAALIVFALGATPMVTSAQAPGVSGEYIFNLAGCEGCHTDKKNNGPRLAGGRAFETDFGTFYSPNITPDVATGVGVWTFADFEHAMRHGRAPDGSHYFPAFPYTSYTNMTQQDLEALWGYLKAQPSVSRKNKDHDLTPPFGWRWTVRFWNWLYLDKAPKPHWSRGRYVAEALSHCHECHTPRGPLGARDDDMAYAGTKRNLEGITIPNITPDKETGVGKWGAGDFDMLFTIGMLPDGDFVGGVMGESVSHSTSKMTLKDRAALIEYLMSRPPIQNRVETQKALQSQGSEW